ACGTTGCGCAAGGTGACCGGGGACTTCGAGCGCTTGAGCTTCAACACCATCGTCGCGGCGTTGATGGAGCTGACGAACACCCTGGTGAAGGCCAAGCGCTCGCCCGTGTTCGGAACGGAGGCGTGGAGCGAGGCGTTGACGTTGTTCAACTTGATGCTGGCCCCGATGACGCCGCACGTCGCCGAGGAAATCTGGCATCAAACGGGCCGCGAAGGCAGCGTGCACGTGCAAGCGTGGCCGAGCGTGGACGAATCGGCCCTGGTGAGAAACACCATGACCATCGTCGTGCAGGTGAACGGCAAGTTGCGCGCGAACGTCGAGGTGCCGTCGGACGCCTCAAAGGACGACGTCATTGCCGTCGCCAAGCGTGACGAGAACGTCGCGAAGTTCGTGGAAGGCAAGGAGGTCTTCAAGGAGATCTACGTGCCGAACAAGCTGGTAAACTTGGTCATCCGCTAAGACGCCTTCCAGAACATTCGAAAGCGAGAGGTCACGCGTCCCGCGTGACCTCTCGCTTGGTTGATGTGGGACTTCCCGTCCACCGGGTGGCCCGCCCTTCGAAGCAACTCCGCGTCGCAGGGCGACGTGCCTTGCTCGCGATCCGAAGGGATGAACGAACCGTCGTACAAACGTGCCGACACCTGGCCTCGCCGAAGGTGCCTCTCCGGTCGTTCAGCCGCCGAGCACGGTCGCGACGGCGTCCGTGCCGCACTTCTCGTCAATCGCTCCGCTCGGCGCGCCGCCCACCCCGATCGCGCCCACCACGACGTTCGACACGCGAATCGGCGCGCCGCCCGCGACCACGAGGAATCGGTCGATGCGCGCGAGTTCCGCCGACGCGGGATTGTTGCGGATGTTCTCGGCGATCGCGGCGGTGGTGTTGCGCGCCGACGCGCTCGTGTACGCCTTGCGGTAGCTCGCGTCGATCGTATGCGGTCCGGCGTTCTCGGCGCGCGCCACGGCGAGCGTGACGCCCGCACGGTCCACGACGGTCACCGCCACGAAGTACCCTTGCTGCGCGCAGTTG
This DNA window, taken from Deinococcus yavapaiensis KR-236, encodes the following:
- a CDS encoding GlcG/HbpS family heme-binding protein encodes the protein MNKFLLGLLLTSSALAQNAQPATPQPVQLSTDVTVAQPTVTLSAAVRIAQLAVGNCAQQGYFVAVTVVDRAGVTLAVARAENAGPHTIDASYRKAYTSASARNTTAAIAENIRNNPASAELARIDRFLVVAGGAPIRVSNVVVGAIGVGGAPSGAIDEKCGTDAVATVLGG